From Pseudomonas sp. G.S.17, the proteins below share one genomic window:
- a CDS encoding LysR family transcriptional regulator produces MDIKQLKFLIALDETRHFGQAAARCNITQPTLSMRLRNLEEELDLPLVNRGQRFEGFTAPGERVLAWARTVLAAYDGLQAEAAACRGNLVGTLRLGVVPLSSFDPLPLLQRLHETHPNLRFELSALSSEQILEQLASNRIDLGVSYLERLDTERFDALELAETRMGLLYDQRYYTFKAAALTWADLIELPLGLLTSGMHFRQSIDHNFHSRGLQPHPLLQTDAVHQLLQAVHGGFCCAIMPLDGGLENLTEHLRLHPIDDARTLARLGLIMRRSAPRSALAEACLALYQKISEEH; encoded by the coding sequence ATGGACATCAAACAACTAAAATTCCTGATTGCCCTGGACGAAACCCGACATTTTGGCCAGGCCGCTGCCCGGTGCAATATCACCCAGCCGACCTTGTCCATGCGCCTGCGCAACCTTGAAGAAGAACTGGATCTGCCACTGGTCAATCGCGGCCAGCGCTTTGAAGGCTTCACTGCACCCGGCGAACGAGTGCTGGCCTGGGCGCGCACGGTTCTGGCGGCCTACGACGGTTTGCAGGCCGAAGCTGCCGCCTGTCGCGGAAATCTGGTCGGCACGCTGCGGCTGGGCGTGGTGCCCTTGTCGAGCTTCGACCCGCTGCCACTGCTGCAACGCTTGCACGAAACACACCCAAACCTGCGTTTCGAGCTGTCGGCGCTGAGTTCCGAGCAGATCCTCGAACAGCTGGCGAGCAACCGGATCGATCTGGGTGTTTCCTATCTGGAACGCCTGGACACTGAACGCTTCGATGCGCTGGAACTGGCCGAGACCCGCATGGGCCTGCTTTACGACCAACGGTATTACACCTTCAAGGCAGCAGCCCTGACTTGGGCGGACCTGATCGAATTGCCGTTGGGTCTGCTGACCAGCGGTATGCATTTTCGCCAATCCATCGATCACAACTTCCACAGTCGTGGCCTGCAACCTCATCCGTTGTTGCAGACCGATGCCGTCCATCAATTGCTGCAAGCGGTGCATGGCGGTTTCTGCTGCGCGATCATGCCGCTGGACGGCGGGCTGGAAAACCTCACCGAACACCTGCGCCTGCATCCCATCGACGACGCCCGCACCCTCGCGCGCCTGGGTTTGATCATGCGCCGCAGCGCCCCGCGTTCGGCCCTGGCCGAAGCGTGCCTGGCGCTATACCAGAAAATCAGCGAAGAGCATTGA
- a CDS encoding FdhF/YdeP family oxidoreductase, translated as MHKEADNKPVPRYKPYKGAAGGWGALISVTHHWLSSDNALKNLRMMLKTNQNGGFDCPGCAWGDSPESGMVKFCENGAKAVNWEATKRRVDASFFARYSVSALREQSDYWLEYQGRLTEPMTYDAETDRYKPISWDNAFALIAKHLKALPSPNMAEFYTSGRASNEAAYLYQLFVRAFGTNNFPDCSNMCHEASGVALSQSVGVGKGTVTFDDFEHADAIFVLGQNPGTNHPRMLEPLREAVKRGAQVVCVNPLKERGLERFQNPQHPIEMLTNGDRPTNTAYFRPALGGDMALLRGMAKFLLQWEREAQAANAPLVFDHAFLNEHTHGVLDYLAAIDDTSWESIVEQSGLPLSDIEQAARMYAKGKNVIMCWAMGITQHRHSVPTIQEVANLMLLRGNIGRPGAGLCPVRGHSNVQGDRTMGINERPPAFFLDALEKRFQFKVPRENGHNVVEAIHAMAEGRAKVFIGLGGNFAQATPDSTRTVAALGNCDLTVQISTKLNRSHLTHGKEALILPCYGRTDIDKQANGPQAVTVEDSFSMVHGSNGQLDPLSSLMKSEPAIIAGIANATLGKQPVDWLWLVEDYSRIRDLIADTIPGFKDFNERVKNPGGFYLGNAAGSRRWNTPTTRANFKANVLPLDLVHESVRSTGQIPDLIMQSMRSHDQYNTTIYGLDDRYRGVKGQRDVLFVNEADIIRLGFQPGQKADLISIWGDNRERRVKGFTLLAFDIPAGQAAAYYPEVNPLVPLESIGDGSSTPTSKFVAIRLERASETARIV; from the coding sequence ATGCATAAAGAAGCCGACAACAAACCGGTCCCGCGCTACAAGCCGTACAAAGGTGCGGCCGGCGGTTGGGGCGCATTGATCAGCGTGACTCATCACTGGCTGTCCAGCGACAACGCCCTGAAAAACCTGCGCATGATGTTGAAGACCAACCAGAACGGCGGTTTCGACTGCCCGGGTTGCGCGTGGGGTGATTCGCCGGAAAGCGGCATGGTCAAGTTCTGCGAGAACGGCGCCAAGGCGGTCAACTGGGAAGCCACCAAGCGCCGCGTCGATGCTTCGTTCTTCGCCCGCTACAGCGTCAGTGCATTGCGCGAGCAAAGTGATTACTGGCTTGAATATCAAGGCCGCCTGACCGAGCCGATGACCTACGATGCCGAAACTGATCGCTACAAGCCGATCAGCTGGGACAACGCATTCGCCCTGATCGCCAAACACCTGAAGGCGCTGCCGAGCCCGAACATGGCCGAGTTCTATACCTCGGGCCGGGCGAGCAACGAAGCCGCTTATCTGTATCAGCTGTTCGTGCGCGCCTTCGGCACCAACAACTTCCCCGATTGCTCGAACATGTGCCACGAAGCCAGCGGCGTGGCGTTGTCGCAAAGCGTGGGCGTCGGCAAAGGCACGGTAACCTTCGATGACTTCGAACACGCCGATGCAATTTTCGTCCTCGGCCAAAACCCGGGCACCAACCACCCACGCATGCTCGAACCCCTGCGCGAAGCGGTAAAACGCGGCGCTCAAGTGGTCTGCGTCAACCCGCTCAAAGAGCGTGGCCTGGAACGTTTCCAGAATCCGCAGCACCCCATCGAGATGCTTACCAACGGTGACCGTCCGACCAACACCGCTTACTTCCGTCCGGCTTTGGGCGGCGACATGGCATTGCTGCGCGGCATGGCCAAGTTCCTGCTGCAATGGGAACGCGAAGCCCAGGCCGCCAATGCGCCGCTGGTCTTTGATCACGCCTTCCTCAACGAGCACACACACGGCGTGCTCGATTACCTTGCGGCCATCGACGACACTTCGTGGGAATCGATTGTCGAGCAGTCCGGGCTGCCATTGAGCGACATCGAGCAAGCGGCGCGCATGTACGCCAAAGGCAAGAACGTGATCATGTGCTGGGCGATGGGCATTACCCAGCATCGCCATTCGGTGCCGACCATCCAGGAAGTCGCCAACCTGATGCTGCTGCGCGGCAACATTGGCCGTCCCGGCGCAGGTCTGTGCCCGGTGCGCGGCCACAGTAACGTGCAGGGCGACCGGACCATGGGCATCAATGAGCGCCCACCGGCGTTCTTCCTGGATGCGCTGGAAAAACGCTTCCAGTTCAAGGTCCCGCGTGAAAACGGCCACAATGTGGTGGAAGCGATTCACGCCATGGCTGAAGGTCGCGCCAAAGTCTTCATCGGCCTGGGCGGCAACTTTGCCCAGGCCACGCCGGACAGCACGCGCACCGTTGCCGCGCTGGGCAATTGCGACCTGACGGTACAGATCAGCACCAAGCTCAACCGCAGCCACCTCACCCACGGCAAGGAAGCGCTGATCCTGCCGTGCTATGGCCGCACCGACATCGACAAACAGGCCAACGGCCCGCAAGCCGTCACCGTGGAAGATTCGTTCAGCATGGTTCACGGCTCCAACGGCCAGCTGGACCCATTGTCTTCGCTGATGAAGTCCGAGCCGGCCATTATTGCCGGTATCGCCAACGCGACGCTGGGCAAGCAACCGGTGGACTGGCTGTGGCTGGTGGAGGATTACAGCCGTATTCGCGACCTGATCGCCGACACGATTCCAGGTTTCAAGGACTTCAACGAACGGGTGAAAAATCCGGGCGGTTTCTACCTGGGTAACGCGGCAGGCTCGCGTCGCTGGAACACGCCAACCACGCGCGCCAACTTCAAGGCCAACGTGCTGCCGCTGGATCTGGTGCATGAAAGCGTGCGTTCAACCGGGCAGATTCCGGACCTGATCATGCAATCGATGCGCTCCCACGATCAGTACAACACCACGATTTATGGCCTGGACGACCGTTATCGCGGCGTCAAAGGTCAGCGTGACGTGTTGTTCGTCAATGAGGCCGACATCATCCGCCTGGGCTTCCAGCCGGGTCAAAAAGCCGACCTGATCTCGATCTGGGGCGACAACCGCGAGCGTCGCGTCAAAGGCTTCACGCTGCTGGCCTTCGACATCCCGGCCGGACAAGCCGCAGCGTACTACCCGGAAGTTAATCCGCTGGTACCGCTGGAAAGCATCGGCGACGGCAGCAGCACGCCGACCTCCAAGTTCGTGGCGATTCGTCTTGAACGGGCCAGTGAGACGGCGCGGATTGTTTGA
- the lysM gene encoding peptidoglycan-binding protein LysM yields MSIFSFLKDAGEKILGALTQGDASASDEALKKHISAVGLGNPNIQTTVEGSTVTVTGEAASQEEKEKILLTLGNISGVEKVDDQMTLAAGAAPATEAKFVTVEKGDTLSAISKRVYGDASKYQKIFDANKPMLKDVNKIYPGQVLRIPE; encoded by the coding sequence ATGAGCATTTTTAGTTTTCTGAAAGACGCCGGCGAAAAGATTCTGGGCGCGCTTACGCAAGGCGATGCCAGCGCTTCCGATGAAGCGTTGAAAAAACACATCTCCGCAGTAGGGCTGGGCAATCCGAACATTCAGACCACAGTTGAAGGCAGTACTGTGACTGTCACCGGTGAAGCGGCCAGCCAGGAAGAGAAGGAGAAGATTCTGCTGACGCTGGGCAACATCAGCGGCGTGGAAAAAGTCGACGACCAGATGACCCTCGCTGCTGGCGCTGCACCTGCGACTGAAGCTAAGTTCGTCACCGTTGAAAAAGGCGACACCCTCAGCGCTATTTCCAAGCGTGTTTATGGCGACGCCAGCAAGTACCAGAAAATCTTCGACGCCAACAAGCCGATGCTCAAGGATGTGAACAAGATCTATCCGGGGCAGGTGTTGCGGATTCCTGAGTAA
- a CDS encoding efflux RND transporter permease subunit, which produces MKGNFNLSEWAIKHQSFVWYLMFVALLMGVFSYINLGREEDPSFTIKTMVVQTRWPGATVDETLEQVTDRIEKKLEELDSLDYVKSYTRPGESTILVNLRDTTDAKAIPEIWYQVRKKIDDIRSQFPQGMQGPFFNDEFGDVYGSIYAFTADGFSMRQLRDYVEQVRTEIREVPGLGKVEMIGQQDEVLYLNFSTRKLAALGLDQRQVVQSLQSQNAVTPAGVIEAGPERISVRTSGQFASEKDLAAVNLRLNDRFYRLSDIAEISRGYTDPPKPLFRFNGKPAIGLAIAMKKGGNIQDFGKALHQRMTDATADLPVGVGVHNVSDQAEVVEKAVGGFTSALFEAVVIVLIVSFVSLGVRAGLVVACSIPLVLAMVFVFMEYSGITMQRISLGALIIALGLLVDDAMITVEMMVTRLELGETKEQAATFAYTSTAFPMLTGTLVTVAGFVPIGLNASSAGEYTFTLFAVIAVAMLVSWVVAVLFAPVIGVHILSTNLKKKPEKEGRIARGFNSSMLWAMRHRWMTIIITVLLFVGAVFSMQFVQNQFFPSSDRPEILVDLNLPQNASINETIKAVDRFEATLKDDPDIVRWSTYIGQGALRFYLPLDQQLENPFYAQLVIVSKGLEERGGLTERLNKRLRDEFVGIGSYVQPLEMGPPVGRPLQYRVSGENIDKVRQHAIELATLLDKNPHVGEMIYDWNEPGKVLRIDINQDKARQLGLSSEDVAQLMNSVVSGSAVTQVRDDIYLINVVGRAEDAERGSPETLQNLQIVTPGGTSIPLLAFATVRYEMEQPLVWRRDRKPTITVKAAVADAMQPTDLVKELKPEIDKFNAGLPVGYKVATGGTVEESAKAQGPIASVVPLMIFLMATFLMIQLHSVQKMFLVASVAPLGLIGVVLALIPTGTPMGFVAILGILALIGIIIRNSVILVTQINIYERDGYLPWDAVAQATQHRRRPILLTAAAASLGMIPIAREVFWGPMAYAMIGGIIIATLLTLLFLPALYVAWYRIKEPSDKDREQAKSDEHAPQPSS; this is translated from the coding sequence ATGAAAGGGAATTTCAACCTGTCCGAATGGGCCATCAAGCACCAGTCATTCGTCTGGTACCTGATGTTCGTCGCGCTGCTGATGGGGGTTTTTTCGTACATCAACCTGGGCCGCGAAGAAGACCCGTCCTTCACCATCAAGACCATGGTCGTACAAACCCGCTGGCCGGGCGCGACGGTGGACGAAACCCTGGAACAAGTCACCGACCGCATCGAGAAAAAGCTCGAAGAGCTGGACTCGCTGGACTACGTGAAAAGCTACACGCGTCCCGGCGAGTCGACCATTCTGGTCAACTTGCGCGACACCACCGACGCCAAGGCGATTCCGGAAATCTGGTATCAGGTGCGCAAAAAGATCGACGACATCCGCAGCCAATTCCCCCAAGGCATGCAGGGCCCGTTTTTCAATGACGAGTTCGGCGATGTGTACGGCTCGATCTATGCCTTTACCGCCGACGGCTTCTCCATGCGTCAGCTGCGCGACTATGTGGAGCAAGTCAGAACCGAAATCCGCGAAGTGCCGGGGCTCGGCAAGGTCGAGATGATCGGCCAGCAGGACGAAGTTCTGTACCTGAATTTCTCCACTCGCAAACTCGCAGCGCTGGGCCTGGATCAGCGCCAGGTGGTGCAAAGCCTGCAATCGCAAAACGCCGTGACCCCGGCTGGCGTCATCGAAGCCGGGCCGGAGCGGATCTCCGTGCGGACCTCCGGGCAGTTCGCCTCGGAGAAGGATCTGGCTGCGGTCAATCTGCGCCTCAACGACCGTTTTTATCGCCTCAGTGACATTGCGGAAATCTCTCGCGGTTACACCGATCCGCCGAAACCGCTGTTCCGCTTCAACGGCAAACCCGCCATCGGTCTGGCGATTGCCATGAAGAAGGGCGGCAATATCCAGGACTTCGGCAAAGCCCTGCACCAGCGCATGACCGATGCCACGGCGGACTTGCCGGTGGGCGTCGGCGTACACAACGTGTCGGATCAGGCTGAAGTGGTTGAGAAAGCTGTCGGCGGCTTCACTAGCGCGCTGTTCGAAGCCGTGGTGATCGTGCTGATTGTCAGCTTCGTCAGCCTCGGCGTGCGCGCCGGGCTGGTGGTGGCGTGTTCGATCCCGCTGGTGCTGGCAATGGTCTTCGTGTTCATGGAATACAGCGGCATCACCATGCAGCGTATTTCCCTTGGCGCACTGATCATTGCCCTCGGCCTGTTGGTGGATGATGCGATGATCACCGTGGAGATGATGGTCACGCGCCTGGAGCTGGGGGAGACCAAGGAGCAGGCGGCAACCTTTGCCTACACCTCGACGGCCTTTCCGATGCTCACCGGTACGCTGGTGACGGTGGCCGGCTTCGTGCCCATCGGGCTCAACGCCAGTTCGGCGGGGGAATACACCTTCACGCTGTTCGCAGTAATTGCCGTGGCGATGCTGGTGTCCTGGGTCGTCGCCGTGCTGTTTGCGCCGGTGATCGGCGTGCATATCCTCAGCACCAACCTCAAGAAAAAGCCCGAGAAAGAAGGCCGGATCGCACGTGGTTTCAACAGCAGCATGCTCTGGGCGATGCGTCATCGCTGGATGACCATCATCATTACTGTGCTGTTGTTCGTCGGCGCGGTGTTCTCCATGCAGTTTGTGCAGAACCAGTTTTTCCCGTCCTCGGATCGTCCGGAAATCCTCGTCGACCTCAACCTGCCGCAGAATGCCTCGATCAACGAAACCATCAAGGCCGTCGACCGTTTCGAAGCGACGCTCAAGGATGATCCGGACATCGTGCGCTGGAGCACCTACATCGGTCAGGGCGCCTTGCGTTTCTATCTGCCGCTGGACCAGCAACTGGAAAACCCGTTCTATGCGCAGCTGGTAATCGTCAGCAAGGGCCTGGAAGAGCGCGGCGGTCTGACCGAACGCCTGAACAAACGCCTGCGCGACGAGTTCGTCGGCATCGGCAGTTACGTGCAGCCGCTGGAAATGGGCCCGCCGGTGGGGCGTCCGCTGCAATATCGCGTCAGCGGCGAAAACATCGACAAGGTGCGGCAGCACGCCATCGAGCTGGCCACGTTGCTGGACAAGAATCCTCACGTCGGAGAGATGATCTACGACTGGAACGAGCCAGGCAAAGTCCTGCGCATCGATATCAATCAGGACAAGGCGCGCCAGCTTGGGTTGTCTTCCGAAGACGTCGCGCAACTGATGAACAGCGTGGTCAGCGGCTCGGCGGTGACTCAGGTCCGCGACGATATTTACCTGATCAACGTAGTGGGTCGTGCAGAAGATGCCGAACGTGGATCGCCGGAAACCCTGCAAAACCTGCAGATCGTCACGCCCGGCGGCACGTCGATTCCGCTGCTGGCGTTTGCCACCGTGCGCTATGAAATGGAGCAGCCGCTGGTCTGGCGCCGCGACCGCAAGCCGACCATCACCGTGAAAGCCGCTGTGGCCGATGCCATGCAGCCCACTGATCTGGTCAAGGAACTCAAGCCGGAGATCGACAAGTTCAACGCGGGCCTGCCCGTCGGCTACAAAGTCGCCACGGGCGGCACCGTAGAAGAGAGCGCCAAGGCTCAAGGCCCGATTGCCAGCGTGGTGCCGTTGATGATCTTCCTGATGGCGACGTTCCTGATGATTCAGCTGCACAGTGTGCAGAAGATGTTCCTGGTGGCCAGCGTCGCGCCTCTCGGTTTGATTGGCGTGGTGTTGGCGCTGATTCCCACGGGAACGCCCATGGGCTTCGTGGCGATTCTCGGGATTCTGGCGCTGATCGGCATCATCATTCGTAACTCGGTGATTCTGGTCACGCAGATCAATATCTACGAGCGTGATGGCTATCTGCCGTGGGATGCAGTGGCTCAGGCCACCCAGCACCGGCGTCGACCGATCCTGCTGACCGCCGCGGCCGCGAGCCTGGGCATGATCCCGATTGCCCGGGAAGTGTTCTGGGGGCCGATGGCCTACGCGATGATCGGCGGCATCATCATCGCCACCTTGCTGACGCTGCTGTTTTTGCCCGCGCTGTATGTGGCGTGGTATCGGATCAAGGAGCCTTCGGATAAGGATCGCGAGCAAGCCAAATCCGATGAGCATGCTCCACAGCCATCGAGCTGA
- a CDS encoding thioesterase family protein — MTQRTDYRHFQPITTRWHDNDIYGHVNNVAYYSFFDSTVNTYLIERGGLDIHDGAVVGFVVSSSCDYFASIAYPDLIEVGLRVAKLGNSSVQYELAVFKVGEDDACAAGRFVHVFVDRASNLPVTLPDALREALQVLAV, encoded by the coding sequence ATGACTCAACGCACCGACTATCGCCACTTCCAGCCCATCACCACGCGCTGGCACGACAACGACATCTATGGCCACGTGAACAATGTGGCCTACTACAGCTTCTTCGATTCCACGGTGAATACCTACCTGATCGAACGCGGCGGGCTGGATATTCATGACGGTGCGGTGGTGGGGTTTGTGGTGAGTTCTTCGTGCGATTATTTTGCGTCGATTGCCTACCCGGATTTGATCGAAGTCGGCCTGCGCGTGGCGAAGCTCGGCAATAGCTCGGTGCAATATGAGCTGGCGGTCTTCAAGGTGGGTGAGGATGACGCTTGTGCGGCGGGCCGCTTTGTTCATGTGTTCGTGGATCGGGCGTCGAATCTGCCGGTAACGCTGCCTGACGCACTGCGCGAGGCTCTGCAGGTATTGGCCGTCTGA
- a CDS encoding RecQ family ATP-dependent DNA helicase translates to MYKTLEQVFGYPQFRAGQEAAISAVLAGRSAAAIFPTGSGKSLCYQLPALLLPHLTLVVSPLLALIQDQLAFLQRHGIAAASIDSAQSRDEVAQVMARARSGELKILMISVERLKNERFRHFITQVPISLLVVDEAHCISEWGHNFRPDYLKLPDYQREFNIPQALLLTATATPQVIADMQSKFAIAPDDVVTTGFYRANLNLWVEPVKGADKRRRLVEWLSPKAGEPTIVYVTLQKTAEYIATHLRQNGLEASAYHAGLPHDQRESIQKRFMGGQLNCIVATIAFGMGIDKSDIRNVVHFDLPKSIENYSQEIGRAGRDGAPSDCLVLANRDSLNVLENFVYGDTPEHDGIRCVLEDVLDAIPQGQWEFLLGPLADQSNIRQLPLKTLLVQLELRGLIAPRYSYFAEYRFKFLLEPAALVQRFEGERQQFVQALIDTSTRARTWATVNFDTLYQQHQAERGRVVTALDYFHEKGWIELESKQVTEVYSVLVSDFDADALSTELHDYFTDHEATEVARIHAMLDLFASEQCLSQRLADYFGDHNAPQRCGHCSVCAGNVARLPEPPALPELVSKDFQQLCGEFIRKHEEYKDAAPGTECLTRFLCGISVPLFTKLKARAIGGFAALEDYPYAQVREWVRANGCGVVRQTSNL, encoded by the coding sequence ATGTACAAGACGCTTGAGCAGGTTTTCGGTTATCCGCAGTTTCGCGCCGGTCAGGAAGCGGCGATCAGCGCCGTGTTGGCAGGGCGTTCGGCTGCGGCAATTTTCCCCACCGGGTCCGGTAAATCGCTGTGTTATCAGTTGCCGGCGTTGTTGTTGCCGCACCTGACGCTGGTGGTCTCGCCGCTGCTGGCGCTGATTCAGGACCAGTTGGCATTCCTGCAACGTCACGGCATCGCGGCGGCGAGTATCGATTCGGCGCAGAGCCGCGATGAGGTGGCGCAGGTCATGGCGCGGGCGCGCTCCGGTGAGCTGAAAATCCTGATGATTTCGGTGGAGCGTCTGAAGAATGAGCGCTTCCGCCACTTCATCACCCAGGTGCCGATTTCCCTGCTGGTGGTGGATGAAGCGCACTGTATTTCCGAATGGGGCCACAACTTCCGTCCGGACTACCTCAAGCTGCCGGACTACCAGCGCGAGTTCAACATCCCACAAGCCTTGTTGCTGACGGCCACGGCGACACCGCAAGTGATCGCCGACATGCAGAGCAAATTCGCCATTGCCCCGGACGATGTGGTGACGACGGGCTTCTATCGGGCCAATCTGAATTTGTGGGTCGAGCCGGTGAAAGGCGCAGACAAGCGTCGACGTCTGGTGGAATGGTTGAGCCCCAAGGCAGGCGAGCCGACCATCGTTTACGTCACCTTGCAAAAAACCGCCGAATACATTGCCACGCATCTGCGCCAGAACGGCCTGGAGGCCAGCGCTTACCACGCCGGTTTGCCCCACGATCAGCGTGAGTCGATCCAGAAGCGTTTCATGGGCGGCCAGCTCAATTGCATCGTCGCGACCATCGCCTTCGGCATGGGCATCGACAAAAGTGACATCCGCAACGTGGTGCACTTCGATCTGCCCAAATCCATCGAAAACTACAGCCAGGAAATCGGCCGCGCCGGGCGTGATGGCGCGCCGTCCGATTGTCTGGTGCTGGCCAATCGCGACAGCCTCAACGTGCTGGAGAACTTCGTCTACGGCGATACGCCGGAACATGACGGGATTCGCTGTGTGCTCGAAGATGTGCTGGATGCGATTCCCCAAGGGCAGTGGGAATTCCTCCTGGGGCCGCTGGCCGATCAAAGCAATATTCGCCAGTTGCCGCTGAAGACGCTATTGGTGCAACTGGAGCTGCGCGGGCTGATCGCACCGCGTTATTCGTACTTCGCCGAGTATCGCTTCAAGTTTCTGCTTGAGCCTGCAGCCTTGGTGCAGCGTTTTGAAGGCGAGCGTCAGCAGTTCGTGCAGGCCTTGATCGACACCTCTACGCGGGCGCGCACCTGGGCGACGGTCAACTTCGACACCTTGTATCAACAGCATCAGGCCGAGCGTGGGCGGGTGGTGACGGCGCTGGATTACTTTCATGAGAAGGGCTGGATCGAGCTGGAAAGCAAGCAGGTCACCGAGGTGTACAGCGTGCTGGTCAGCGATTTCGATGCCGATGCCCTGAGCACCGAGTTGCACGATTACTTCACCGATCACGAGGCGACCGAGGTTGCGCGCATTCACGCCATGCTCGATCTGTTTGCCAGTGAGCAATGCTTGAGCCAGCGTCTCGCGGATTATTTCGGTGACCACAACGCGCCACAGCGTTGCGGGCATTGTTCGGTGTGCGCGGGTAACGTCGCCCGCCTGCCCGAGCCGCCAGCCTTGCCGGAGCTGGTCAGCAAGGACTTCCAGCAGCTGTGCGGCGAGTTCATACGCAAGCACGAGGAATACAAGGACGCCGCGCCGGGCACTGAATGCCTGACGCGCTTTCTGTGCGGCATCAGCGTGCCGTTGTTCACCAAACTCAAGGCTCGCGCCATTGGTGGTTTTGCTGCGTTGGAGGATTATCCGTATGCGCAAGTGCGGGAGTGGGTGAGAGCCAATGGCTGTGGTGTCGTGCGGCAAACGTCCAATTTGTAG
- the fdhD gene encoding formate dehydrogenase accessory sulfurtransferase FdhD — protein MHAKRKVSTAPAQHSPAPDASQSYNYSNLAREESARTELAEEVALAIAFNGISQAVMLVSPTDLEDFVVGFSLASGIVASPDEIYDIKLSGCGSAQQAEVEIASRAFWNLKQQRRHMAGTSGCGLCGVEAVEQALPELNVLPGAPLPPIEWLDGLRQRIGEFQPLGQHCGAVHAAVFMDNHGQLLLGREDIGRHNALDKLIGALVRREIPMAGGTAIVTSRCSLELIQKVLRAGIQTLVSLSSPTGLALQWARRHNLNLIHLPQHSAPRVYSPAMENQA, from the coding sequence ATGCACGCCAAGCGCAAGGTCAGCACGGCGCCCGCTCAACACTCGCCCGCGCCCGACGCAAGCCAGTCCTACAACTACTCGAACCTTGCGCGCGAAGAATCAGCACGCACTGAGCTGGCCGAAGAGGTCGCTCTGGCGATTGCCTTCAACGGCATCAGCCAGGCCGTCATGTTGGTCAGCCCTACTGATCTTGAAGATTTCGTCGTCGGTTTCAGTCTGGCCAGCGGCATCGTCGCTTCGCCCGACGAAATCTATGACATCAAACTCAGTGGCTGCGGATCGGCGCAACAGGCCGAAGTTGAAATCGCCAGCCGCGCGTTCTGGAACCTCAAGCAGCAGCGCCGCCACATGGCCGGCACCAGCGGCTGTGGGTTGTGCGGTGTGGAAGCGGTAGAGCAAGCCTTACCCGAATTGAACGTATTGCCCGGCGCGCCGTTACCGCCCATTGAATGGCTGGACGGCCTGCGCCAGCGCATCGGCGAGTTCCAGCCCCTTGGCCAGCATTGCGGCGCCGTGCATGCGGCGGTTTTCATGGACAACCACGGCCAGCTGCTGCTGGGCCGCGAAGACATCGGTCGCCACAACGCCCTGGATAAATTGATCGGCGCGCTGGTGCGCCGGGAAATCCCCATGGCGGGCGGCACCGCTATTGTCACCAGTCGTTGCAGCCTGGAGCTGATCCAGAAAGTCCTGCGCGCTGGCATTCAGACGCTGGTCAGCCTGTCGTCACCCACCGGCCTGGCCCTGCAATGGGCGCGCCGTCATAACCTGAATCTAATTCACCTGCCGCAGCACAGTGCGCCGCGGGTCTACAGCCCTGCGATGGAGAATCAAGCGTGA
- a CDS encoding glycine zipper domain-containing protein, translated as MKYSSILLLSLTLASGFASAGGTLESGVGGALGGVLGSVVGQQIGGSTGAAIGAGLGGAGGAAVGADRRNRTEAAIGGGLGAAGGNVIGRSVGGNTGSLVGAAAGGGAGGALGNYMGNESRNDERSDRRYRGDDRRHYDRGHGPRGHAYGHRKNHRDYRHR; from the coding sequence ATGAAGTATTCCTCGATTCTGTTGTTGTCACTCACCCTGGCCAGTGGTTTCGCCTCAGCAGGCGGTACGCTCGAATCCGGTGTGGGCGGAGCATTGGGTGGGGTACTCGGTTCAGTTGTCGGCCAGCAAATAGGCGGCAGCACAGGTGCAGCGATTGGCGCTGGTCTGGGCGGCGCAGGTGGCGCGGCCGTGGGTGCGGACCGTCGTAACCGTACAGAAGCCGCCATCGGTGGCGGTCTGGGCGCAGCAGGCGGTAACGTGATCGGCCGTAGCGTCGGTGGCAACACCGGCAGCCTGGTCGGCGCAGCCGCAGGTGGCGGCGCAGGTGGTGCGCTGGGTAACTATATGGGCAACGAAAGCCGTAACGACGAGCGTTCGGACCGTCGCTATCGTGGCGATGATCGCCGCCACTATGATCGTGGCCATGGCCCGCGCGGTCACGCTTACGGTCATCGCAAAAACCATCGCGACTATCGTCACCGTTAA